A window of the Sabethes cyaneus chromosome 1, idSabCyanKW18_F2, whole genome shotgun sequence genome harbors these coding sequences:
- the LOC128745100 gene encoding protein BCCIP homolog yields MTSKKLKVEDHEDAAQQMEAGNDSGDDSSVDENPDIYKGDEGITVDFEGRNPIDTDLDGIKQMLGQLFVKAHIDLSDLSTVIVGQNYVGSVLKQAYTDDDDEDEDSMDEDPCQVVFGVTTAINLSNKQDQNCVKQLQKMIFEKAEKYATEAVLQLFREALQSGTKCTALLLNERFVNIPAAVCVPMFENLLVEIERAKAKGMPYKFDYFLMFVKYYQKAASGAKSAEILYSNDEEEYFIKDSVASFDYSVQKETATALAGNWLEEDEELQPFRKVLLIDANKLPEIVSTIKSLVSNAVNN; encoded by the exons ATGACaagtaaaaaattaaaagttgaaGACCATGAAGATGCTGCCCAACAAATGGAAGCTGGAAATGATAGTGGTGATGATTCAAGTGTCGATGAAAATCCTGATATCTATAAGGGTGATGAG gGAATTACCGTCGACTTCGAGGGCCGTAATCCAATCGACACGGATTTAGATGGGATAAAACAAATGCTGGGCCAGCTGTTTGTCAAGGCTCACATTGACTTAAGCGATCTTTCTACTGTAATCGTTG GACAAAATTACGTTGGAAGTGTGCTAAAACAGGCGTAtactgatgatgacgatgaagaTGAAGATTCAATGGATGAAGATCCCTGTCAGGTAGTGTTTGGCGTTACTACAGCCATTAATCTGTCTAACAAACAAGATCAAAATTGCGTCAAGCAGCTGCAAAAAATGATATTTGAAAAGGCAGAAAAATACGCTACAGAAGCAGTGTTACAGCTGTTCCGGGAGGCACTGCAAAGTGGCACGAAATGTACGGCTTTATTACTGAATGAACGATTTGTTAACATTCCTGCTGCTGTATGCGTTCCTATGTTTGAAAACTTGCTCGTCGAAATTGAACGTGCTAAGGCAAAAGGAATGCCGTATAAATTTGACTATTTTTTGATGTTTGTAAAATACTATCAGAAAGCAGCTTCCGGAGcgaaatctgcagaaatattaTACTCGAATGATGAAGAAGAGTATTTTATTAAAGATTCAGTTGCCAGTTTCGACTATTCCGTGCAAAAGGAAACAGCAACCGCTTTGGCTGGAAACTGGTTGGAGGAAGACGAGGAGTTGCAACCATTTAGAAAGGTTTTACTGATAGATGCAAACAAGCTGCCGGAAATTGTAAGCACTATTAAAAGTTTGGTCTCTAATGCAGTTAATAACTAA
- the LOC128742955 gene encoding protein Abitram: MVDPEKFFSEELPQICGKTVPSIESNFVSDHPSIVDRFFTRYCYVHSAKPIEPHLVLFHSNRICLIGLASNHEAFSRGIKSISYEVGKINRSQNQVSGKKKSGGMIVQADSTLALVTCNDGSVFKVRSCIQGKLVEVNQRLVENVGLLQMEGYGYVAIVMPKPEQCEAIKQKLLPMVEMEPKIDRNISDPDSSSNK, from the coding sequence ATGGTTGACCCTGAAAAGTTCTTTTCGGAAGAGCTTCCGCAAATATGTGGCAAAACTGTTCCATCAATCGAAAGTAATTTTGTATCGGATCATCCGTCGATTGTGGACAGATTCTTCACTAGATATTGTTATGTTCATAGCGCTAAACCAATAGAACCGCATTTAGTACTGTTTCATTCTAACCGAATTTGTTTAATCGGACTGGCTTCAAATCACGAGGCTTTTTCACGTGGGATTAAATCTATTTCATACGAAGTAGGCAAAATAAATCGCAGTCAGAATCAAGTCAGTGGCAAGAAGAAAAGTGGTGGCATGATTGTACAAGCAGATTCCACTTTGGCGCTGGTAACTTGTAATGACGGTAGCGTTTTTAAAGTTCGAAGTTGTATACAAGGAAAATTAGTAGAAGTTAACCAGCGGTTAGTTGAAAATGTTGGGTTACTGCAGATGGAAGGATATGGATACGTAGCTATTGTAATGCCAAAACCGGAACAATGCGAGgcgataaaacagaaattattgCCCATGgttgaaatggaaccaaaaattGACCGCAATATATCTGATCCAGACTCTTCTAGTAATAAATAA